The Fragaria vesca subsp. vesca linkage group LG2, FraVesHawaii_1.0, whole genome shotgun sequence genome includes a window with the following:
- the LOC101291305 gene encoding cinnamoyl-CoA reductase 1-like has protein sequence MSKVVCVTGASGYIASWLVKLLLQRGYTVKASVRNPNDPTKTEHLLAFDGAKERLHFFKADLLEEGSFDSGVEGCECVFHTASPFYHDVTDPKAELLDPAVKGTLNVLNSCSKSPSIKRVVLTSSIAAVAYNGKPRTPDVVVDETWFTDPGVCKEQKLWYVLSKTLAEDAAWKFVKEKGIDMVTINPAMVIGPLLQPTLNTSAAAVLNVIKGARTYPNASFGWINVKDVANAHVQAFENPSASGRYCLVERVAHFSEVVQILHELYPDLQLPEKCSDDKPLVPTYQVSKEKAKSLGIEFVPLDISLKETVESLKEKSFISF, from the exons ATGAGCAAGGTCGTCTGCGTCACCGGTGCTTCCGGTTACATTGCTTCATGGCTCGTCAAGCTGCTCCTCCAACGCGGCTACACTGTCAAGGCCTCTGTTCGCAACCCAA ATGATCCAACAAAGACGGAGCACTTGCTTGCATTTGATGGAGCTAAGGAGAGACTTCACTTTTTTAAAGCAGATCTATTAGAAGAAGGTTCTTTTGATTCTGGTGTTGAGGGCTGTGAATGTGTTTTCCACACTGCGTCTCCCTTTTATCATGATGTGACAGACCCAAAG GCAGAACTACTTGATCCTGCAGTAAAGGGAACACTTAATGTTCTGAACTCGTGTTCAAAATCCCCATCTATCAAACGGGTGGTTTTAACATCTTCTATAGCCGCAGTTGCATATAATGGAAAGCCTCGAACTCCTGATGTAGTTGTTGATGAGACATGGTTTACTGATCCAGGTGTCTGTAAGGAACAGAAG CTATGGTATGTGCTTTCAAAGACTTTGGCAGAGGATGCTGCCTGGAAATTTGTAAAGGAGAAGGGAATTGACATGGTTACCATTAATCCTGCAATGGTTATTGGTCCTCTATTACAGCCAACGCTAAATACAAGTGCTGCTGCAGTTCTGAATGTTATTAAGG GAGCTCGAACATATCCTAATGCAAGTTTTGGATGGATTAATGTCAAAGATGTTGCCAATGCACATGTTCAAGCATTTGAGAATCCTTCGGCTAGTGGAAGATATTGTTTAGTCGAGAGAGTTGCACACTTTTCAGAAGTTGTGCAAATTTTACATGAGCTGTACCCTGATTTGCAACTTCCGGAAAA ATGTTCAGATGATAAACCTCTTGTCCCGACATATCAGGTGTCCAAGGAAAAGGCAAAGAGCTTGGGTATTGAATTTGTTCCGTTAGACATTAGCCTCAAGGAAACAGTTGAAAGCTTGAAGGAAAAGAGTTTCATCAGCTTCTGA
- the LOC101294338 gene encoding uncharacterized protein LOC101294338 has protein sequence MEPPVQQSHPHPKASNSVTEATADSGSPSPKPLQKNPHEAAARTHHHVAHNNGASSVDHHRFSDEEEELNNFNNNQKKQQDAFLSSFPAGYRFNPRDEELVRYYLQKKIMDEPLPPNKIMEVNLYRYNPETLAGKYDTYGEKEWYFFTPRDRKYRNGQRPNRAAGDGYWKATGADKSIKSGNIEVGFRKALVFYRGKPPKGKKTNWIMHEYRVPDSRTAKRTGNDMRLDNWVLCRIYKKANNKNKIQTRNHAVDPGEEHISMSITDDTEMEMNGQVDDTQTTESEEEYTHTIAHPPLEFDGAYPTFAYHYTSYPGVAALDNNMLQPVVMSYKDGYANIFPSLQTSGSSSALQCLDQNGKVPISHHKLHPVDITSKSIVCKEEASDQMYGVQFPNQKFMQSIEGITSNSTVCTDEACSDQQYGMQFPSQEYIVHSLDGRAQTKTHSCGKSVRPGDAVDFGPPSVPYLDQTSIQQKIGKPLLLPSSDGLQYIIEESNDEHDNLFFDCPHFTYSEPFPWP, from the exons ATGGAGCCTCCTGTTCAACAAAGTCATCCGCATCCCAAGGCTTCGAATTCTGTTACCGAAGCTACTGCTGACAGTGGTAGCCCTAGTCCTAAGCCACTGCAAAAAAATCCACATGAAGCAGCAGCTCGTACTCATCATCATGTTGCCCATAATAATGGTGCCTCATCGGTTGATCATCATCGCTTCTCCGATGAGGAAGAGGAGCTGAACAACTTTAACAACAATCAGAAGAAGCAGCAGGATGCTTTTCTTAGCAGCTTTCCAGCTGGATATAGGTTCAACCCTCGTGATGAAGAACTTGTGCGGTATTACCTGCAGAAAAAGATCATGGACGAGCCATTGCCTCCCAACAAGATTATGGAAGTTAATCTCTACCGCTACAATCCTGAGACGCTTGCTG GCAAATATGATACTTATGGAGAAAAAGAATGGTACTTCTTTACTCCAAGAGACCGTAAGTATCGCAATGGTCAACGACCAAATAGGGCAGCTGGCGATGGTTATTGGAAGGCTACAGGAGCAGACAAATCAATAAAGTCTGGTAATATAGAGGTTGGTTTTAGAAAAGCTCTCGTTTTCTACAGAGGCAAACCTCCAAAGGGAAAAAAGACCAATTGGATCATGCATGAGTACCGAGTCCCTGATTCACGTACTGCCAAAAGGACTGGAAATGACATGAGG TTGGATAACTGGGTGCTCTGTAGAATTTATAAGAAAGCTAATAACAAGAACAAAATCCAGACTCGAAATCATGCAGTAGATCCTGGTGAAGAACATATCTCTATGTCAATAACAGATGACACGGAGATGGAGATGAACGGTCAAGTTGATGACACTCAAACAACGGAGTCTGAAGAAGAATACACACACACCATTGCTCATCCACCATTGGAGTTTGACGGGGCATATCCTACTTTTGCATATCATTATACATCTTACCCGGGGGTTGCTGCACTTGACAATAACATGCTTCAACCGGTCGTTATGAGTTATAAGGATGGTTATGCAAACATATTTCCTTCGCTACAGACTAGTGGATCTTCTTCAGCACTGCAATGTCTTGATCAAAACGGTAAAGTGCCAATCTCCCATCATAAGCTGCATCCAGTTGATATCACATCAAAATCCATAGTATGTAAAGAAGAAGCATCAGATCAAATGTATGGCGTGCAATTTCCAAACCAAAAGTTTATGCAATCTATTGAGGGCATCACATCAAATTCAACGGTATGCACCGACGAGGCATGTTCTGATCAACAATATGGTATGCAATTTCCGAGTCAAGAATATATTGTGCATTCACTTGATGGTAGAGCACAAACAAAAACACATTCTTGTGGAAAGAGCGTTCGACCAGGTGATGCAGTTGATTTTGGACCTCCATCAGTGCCTTATCTTGATCAAACGAGCATTCAACAAAAAATTGGTAAGCCTTTGTTATTACCATCATCTGATGGTCTGCAATATATCATAGAAGAATCAAATGATGAACATGATAATCTCTTCTTTGATTGTCCACACTTTACGTATTCAGAACCTTTTCCGTGGCCATGA